The following coding sequences lie in one Phalacrocorax carbo chromosome 3, bPhaCar2.1, whole genome shotgun sequence genomic window:
- the OLIG3 gene encoding oligodendrocyte transcription factor 3, translated as MNSDSSSVSSRASSPDMDEMYLRDHHHHHHHHHHQDSRLNSVSSTQNDLVQKMSGEGLSRNGSKAGGEGSKYKIKKQLSEQDLQQLRLKINGRERKRMHDLNLAMDGLREVMPYAHGPSVRKLSKIATLLLARNYILMLTSSLEEMKRLVGEIYGGHHSAFHCGTVGHSAGHPPHAAGSVHQVHPILGSALSSANTSSSLSASLPAIGTIRPPHSLLKTPSTPPALQLGSGFQHWAGLPCPCTICQMPPPPHLSALTASNMARISGETKDLLK; from the coding sequence ATGAATTCTGACTCcagctctgtctccagcagagCTTCCTCGCCAGACATGGATGAGATGTACCTGAgagaccaccaccaccaccaccaccatcaccaccaccaggACAGCCGGCTCAACTCCGTCTCCTCCACCCAGAACGACCTGGTGCAGAAGATGTCCGGGGAAGGCCTCTCCAGGAACGGCTCCAAGGCCggaggggaaggcagcaagTACAAAATCAAGAAGCAGCTCTCGGAGCAGGACCTGCAGCAGCTGCGGCTGAAGATCAACGGCCGGGAGCGCAAGAGGATGCACGACCTCAACCTCGCCATGGACGGCTTGCGGGAGGTGATGCCCTATGCCCACGGACCCTCCGTGAGAAAACTCTCCAAAATCGCCACCCTCCTGCTAGCCAGAAACTATATCCTGATGCTCACCAGCTCCCTGGAGGAGATGAAGAGGCTGGTGGGGGAAATCTACGGGGGGCACCACTCGGCCTTCCACTGCGGCACGGTGGGACACTCCGCCGGGCACCCGCCCCACGCCGCCGGCAGCGTGCACCAGGTGCACCCCATCCTCGGCAGTGCCTTGTCCTCCGCCaacacctcctcctccctctctgcctccctgccGGCCATCGGCACCATCCGGCCCCCCCACTCCCTGCTCAAGACCCCCTcgaccccccccgccctgcaGCTCGGCAGCGGCTTCCAGCACTGGGCGGGCTTGCCGTGCCCCTGCACCATCTGCCAgatgccccccccgccccacctctCGGCCCTCACCGCCTCCAACATGGCCCGGATCTCGGGGGAGACCAAGGACCTCCTGAAGTGA